The following are encoded together in the Pseudodesulfovibrio indicus genome:
- the cbiQ gene encoding cobalt ECF transporter T component CbiQ: MGSLTEPFATGDSFIHRMDPRIRLACGLILTIPAALLTESRPAWLALAGGLVLMKTARLDPLLVLKRLLVVNFFILFLWFFLPFTVPGEPVWDLGPLHATAQGIDRALLITVKSNAVVVMLMALLGTISVQNLGPALQKLGVPDKLCHILLFTYRYIFTIHEEYTTMRQAMRARGFKPRTDSHTYRAYAWLVGMLLVKSWDRAERVQAAMRCRGFRGRFYTLATFEAHGSDYLFLALCSALSAALVYMSFIQGRLS, from the coding sequence ATGGGATCGTTGACCGAGCCGTTCGCCACGGGCGATTCCTTCATTCACCGCATGGACCCGCGCATCCGGCTGGCATGCGGACTGATTCTCACCATCCCGGCCGCCCTGCTGACCGAATCCCGCCCGGCCTGGCTCGCCCTGGCCGGGGGTCTGGTGCTGATGAAGACGGCCCGCCTCGATCCCCTGCTGGTCCTGAAGCGGCTGCTGGTGGTCAACTTCTTCATCCTGTTCCTGTGGTTCTTCCTGCCGTTCACCGTGCCGGGCGAGCCGGTCTGGGACCTCGGCCCGCTGCACGCCACGGCCCAGGGAATCGACCGGGCGCTGCTGATCACGGTCAAGTCCAACGCGGTGGTGGTCATGCTCATGGCCCTGCTCGGGACCATCTCGGTGCAGAACCTCGGCCCGGCCTTGCAGAAGCTCGGCGTGCCGGACAAGCTGTGCCACATCCTGCTCTTCACCTACCGCTACATCTTCACCATCCACGAGGAATACACGACCATGCGCCAGGCCATGCGGGCGCGCGGGTTCAAGCCGCGAACCGACAGCCACACCTACCGGGCCTATGCCTGGCTGGTGGGCATGCTCCTGGTCAAGAGCTGGGACCGCGCCGAGCGGGTCCAGGCGGCCATGCGCTGCCGGGGATTCCGGGGCAGGTTCTATACCCTTGCGACCTTTGAGGCGCACGGATCGGACTACCTGTTCCTGGCGCTCTGCTCGGCGCTGAGCGCGGCCCTCGTGTACATGAGCTTCATCCAAGGGAGGCTTTCTTGA
- a CDS encoding HD domain-containing protein produces the protein MISRDQAFALLKEHNTEANLINHALESEAVLRGLAAKLGRDEELWGITGLLHDLDYTVTKEAHDRHGLDTVALLEGKLPEEALAAIRRHAFEMNGAEGPETEFDYALRCGETVTGMVHAGALVRPTKIDGMTPKSLKKKMKDKAFAASVNRDCIRECDKIGLELGEFLQIAIDSVTNIAPEVGLAAE, from the coding sequence ATGATAAGCCGCGACCAAGCCTTTGCCCTGCTCAAGGAGCACAACACCGAAGCCAACCTCATCAACCACGCCCTGGAGTCCGAGGCGGTCCTGCGCGGCCTGGCCGCGAAACTGGGCCGGGACGAAGAGCTGTGGGGCATCACCGGGCTGCTGCACGACCTGGACTACACCGTGACCAAGGAGGCCCACGACCGGCACGGCCTGGACACCGTGGCCCTGCTCGAAGGGAAACTGCCCGAGGAGGCCCTGGCCGCCATCCGCCGCCACGCCTTCGAGATGAACGGCGCCGAAGGGCCGGAGACCGAGTTCGACTACGCCCTGCGCTGCGGCGAGACCGTCACCGGCATGGTCCACGCGGGCGCGCTGGTGCGGCCCACGAAGATCGACGGCATGACCCCCAAAAGCCTCAAGAAGAAGATGAAGGACAAGGCGTTCGCGGCCTCGGTCAACCGCGACTGTATCCGCGAGTGCGACAAGATCGGCCTGGAGCTTGGCGAATTCCTGCAGATCGCCATCGACTCGGTGACCAACATCGCCCCGGAAGTCGGGCTGGCCGCCGAGTAG
- a CDS encoding response regulator, giving the protein MSLDLNMRILVVDDSNTMQRIIKTALRDIGLRDVTTADDGDIAWDLLRRRSFDLVLSDHKMPRMCGEELLAKVRNDPDLKCVPFIMITAEAFRENVLTAVKLGVSSYIVKPFSAQQLKQKIEKVCTAVC; this is encoded by the coding sequence ATGAGTCTGGACCTGAACATGCGGATACTCGTGGTGGACGATTCCAACACCATGCAGAGAATCATAAAGACCGCGTTGCGCGACATCGGCCTCAGGGACGTTACCACGGCGGACGACGGCGACATCGCCTGGGACCTGCTGCGCCGGAGGTCCTTCGACCTCGTCCTCTCGGACCACAAGATGCCGAGGATGTGCGGAGAGGAGCTGCTGGCCAAGGTGCGCAACGATCCGGACCTGAAATGCGTTCCCTTCATCATGATCACGGCAGAGGCGTTCCGCGAGAACGTCCTGACTGCGGTCAAGCTCGGCGTGTCGAGTTACATCGTCAAGCCGTTCAGCGCCCAGCAGCTCAAGCAAAAGATCGAAAAGGTGTGCACGGCGGTCTGCTGA
- a CDS encoding energy-coupling factor ABC transporter ATP-binding protein, whose protein sequence is MSHAIIELRDVTYAFPDRDATLNGLTFHLHHGEKLGLFGPNGAGKSTMLHILMGLLTPDQGEVELFGVPMSDDKAFEAARLRIGFLFQHSDDQLFCPTVLDDVAFGPLNQGLTRDQAAERAREALETVGLAGFEERIPHRLSGGEKKLVALATVLAMKPEVLVLDEPTTGLSPEAKERLVEILKGLDLARLVVSHDPEFLAATTDRLIAMRDGRIRPGELKPHTHIHVHEEGDVPHQH, encoded by the coding sequence TTGAGCCACGCGATCATCGAACTGAGGGACGTCACCTACGCCTTCCCGGACCGGGACGCGACCCTGAACGGCCTGACCTTCCACCTCCACCACGGCGAGAAACTCGGCCTGTTCGGGCCAAACGGCGCGGGCAAGTCGACCATGCTGCACATCCTCATGGGGCTTTTGACCCCGGACCAGGGCGAGGTGGAACTGTTCGGCGTTCCCATGAGCGACGACAAGGCGTTCGAGGCCGCCCGGCTGCGCATCGGTTTCTTGTTCCAGCACTCGGACGACCAGCTGTTCTGCCCCACGGTGCTCGACGACGTGGCCTTCGGCCCCCTGAACCAGGGGCTGACCAGGGATCAGGCCGCCGAACGCGCCAGGGAAGCCCTTGAGACCGTCGGGCTGGCCGGGTTCGAGGAGCGCATTCCCCACAGGCTCTCCGGCGGCGAGAAAAAGCTGGTGGCCCTGGCCACGGTGCTGGCCATGAAGCCCGAAGTGCTGGTGCTGGACGAGCCGACCACCGGGCTGTCGCCCGAGGCCAAGGAACGGCTGGTGGAAATTCTGAAGGGATTGGACCTGGCGCGGCTGGTGGTTTCACACGACCCGGAATTCCTGGCCGCGACCACGGACCGGCTCATCGCCATGCGCGACGGCCGCATCCGCCCCGGCGAGCTGAAGCCGCATACCCACATTCACGTTCACGAGGAAGGGGACGTGCCGCATCAGCACTGA
- a CDS encoding MATE family efflux transporter yields the protein MPNNDLTAQMSHSPTRTIWKLAWPQLIMTMFHVLIGMTDVWVAGYINREVQASLGIITQSLFFLLVVAMAVANGAVAAISQSIGAGLEKRAMRYIGLCLILAALLGAVFLVLGLPLKNLLLTALQVPESMRHITQYFLTVFLLLLPPYYMLLITNAIFRARKQVLYPLYSMIIVTALNTVLDLGLGLGWFGMPEIGYKGLAWATFGSVTCGALFNLSVLYRQGQLRLACFAPWRWMKRAIPYLTKVAWPSGLMQIVWQSGYLVLYAITASLPLSAVNALAGMSIGLRIESLLFMPAMAFNMTASILIGHYLGARQPEEAKRFGFRILTLGLVSISLFALVVWQFINPWVALLTRDGVVAAQAVSYLKWNMLAIPFTLTSMILAGAFNGAGATLYNMLIMGAATWGLRLPLAYALGHVIMNEAEGIWIAMFCSQVVQSSVLLYFYVFKNWQRFAMIKNRNGQKG from the coding sequence ATGCCGAACAACGATCTCACAGCGCAGATGTCGCACTCGCCGACCAGGACCATCTGGAAACTGGCCTGGCCCCAGCTCATCATGACCATGTTCCACGTACTCATCGGCATGACCGATGTGTGGGTGGCTGGCTATATCAACCGGGAGGTCCAGGCTTCCCTCGGTATCATAACCCAGTCCCTGTTCTTCCTGCTCGTGGTGGCCATGGCCGTGGCCAACGGCGCGGTGGCGGCCATCAGCCAGTCCATCGGCGCAGGGCTGGAAAAACGGGCCATGCGCTACATCGGGCTGTGCCTGATCCTGGCGGCGCTGCTCGGCGCGGTCTTCCTGGTCCTGGGGCTGCCGCTCAAGAACCTGCTCCTGACCGCCCTGCAGGTGCCGGAGTCCATGCGGCACATCACCCAGTATTTCCTGACCGTGTTCCTGCTCCTGCTGCCGCCCTACTACATGCTGTTGATCACCAACGCGATCTTCCGGGCGCGCAAGCAGGTCCTGTATCCGCTCTACTCCATGATCATCGTCACCGCCCTGAACACGGTCCTCGACCTGGGGCTCGGCCTCGGCTGGTTCGGCATGCCGGAGATCGGCTACAAAGGCTTGGCCTGGGCGACCTTCGGCTCGGTGACCTGCGGTGCGCTGTTCAACCTCTCCGTCCTCTACCGCCAGGGCCAGCTCCGCCTCGCCTGCTTCGCGCCCTGGCGCTGGATGAAACGGGCCATCCCCTACCTGACCAAGGTGGCCTGGCCCTCCGGGCTGATGCAGATCGTCTGGCAGTCCGGCTACCTGGTGCTCTACGCCATTACCGCGAGCCTGCCCCTGAGCGCGGTCAACGCCTTGGCCGGCATGTCCATCGGGCTGCGCATCGAGTCCCTGCTGTTCATGCCCGCCATGGCCTTCAACATGACCGCCTCCATCCTGATCGGCCATTACCTGGGCGCGCGCCAGCCGGAAGAGGCCAAGCGGTTCGGGTTCCGCATCCTGACCTTGGGGCTGGTGTCCATCTCCCTTTTCGCCCTGGTGGTCTGGCAGTTCATCAATCCGTGGGTCGCCCTGCTGACCCGCGACGGGGTCGTGGCCGCACAGGCCGTGAGCTACCTCAAGTGGAACATGCTGGCCATCCCGTTCACCCTGACCAGCATGATCCTGGCCGGGGCGTTCAACGGCGCGGGCGCGACCCTGTACAACATGCTCATCATGGGCGCGGCCACCTGGGGCCTCCGGCTCCCCCTGGCCTACGCCCTCGGCCACGTCATCATGAACGAGGCCGAAGGCATCTGGATCGCCATGTTCTGCTCCCAGGTGGTGCAGTCCTCGGTCCTGCTCTACTTCTACGTTTTCAAGAACTGGCAGCGTTTCGCCATGATCAAGAACCGAAACGGCCAAAAAGGATAA
- a CDS encoding DUF2156 domain-containing protein — MSLNFEPISLERQDEYHKALTGCPQLLTSDFSFANVFGWADHYGLEWAFHKELCFIRQTRPHTVLWAPVGPWEQYDWANCSAMTEGRKFVRVPEALTRLWSIAFGNKILIEESRDHWDYVYSVEELISLSGKTFHKKKNLLNQFKKNYLYTYESMAPECVEEVLEMQDEWYKWYEENNPSEALKAENHAITRVLQHIDQIKGLMGATIRVEGKVIAYTVAEPLCEDSLVIHFEKGDIRYKGVYQAINQMFLEHDAAEFTNVNREQDLGDPGLRKAKMSYNPSFFLKKFEAELI, encoded by the coding sequence ATGTCTCTCAATTTCGAACCCATCTCACTGGAACGTCAGGACGAATATCACAAGGCCCTGACGGGATGTCCTCAGTTGCTGACCAGCGATTTCTCCTTTGCCAACGTCTTCGGCTGGGCCGACCACTACGGCCTGGAGTGGGCCTTTCACAAGGAGCTCTGCTTCATCCGGCAGACCAGGCCTCACACGGTCCTGTGGGCACCGGTCGGCCCCTGGGAACAATATGACTGGGCCAACTGCTCGGCCATGACCGAGGGCAGGAAGTTCGTCCGCGTGCCCGAGGCCCTGACCCGGCTGTGGTCCATCGCCTTCGGCAACAAGATCCTCATCGAGGAGAGCCGCGACCACTGGGATTACGTCTATTCCGTGGAGGAGCTGATCTCCCTGTCGGGCAAAACGTTCCACAAGAAAAAGAACCTGCTCAACCAGTTCAAGAAGAACTACCTCTACACCTACGAATCCATGGCCCCGGAATGCGTGGAGGAGGTCCTGGAGATGCAGGACGAATGGTACAAGTGGTACGAGGAGAACAACCCCTCCGAGGCGCTCAAGGCCGAGAACCACGCCATCACCCGCGTGCTCCAGCACATCGACCAGATCAAGGGGTTGATGGGCGCGACCATCCGGGTGGAGGGCAAGGTCATCGCCTACACCGTGGCCGAACCGCTGTGCGAAGACTCCCTGGTCATCCACTTCGAGAAGGGCGACATCCGCTACAAGGGCGTATACCAGGCCATCAACCAGATGTTCCTGGAACACGACGCGGCGGAGTTCACCAACGTGAACCGAGAGCAGGACCTGGGCGACCCCGGCCTGCGCAAGGCCAAGATGTCCTACAACCCAAGCTTCTTCCTGAAGAAATTCGAGGCCGAACTGATCTAA
- a CDS encoding alkaline phosphatase family protein, protein MSLLLSSAPRKRLVVLGLDGLPLTLARTLGASLPNLGRIVGDAATVRAELPELSPVNWTSFYTGEGPERHGVFGFSHLDPRTYALRVTRGTDATCPTIFDRLGERGLVSRVVNLPNTYPARPLRGMLVAGFVAHDLHRAAHPPFLAAKLAETGYRLEADTNRGRADLGYLLDELRATLESRLDALDILWPDLSWDLFVHVFTETDRLFHFFMDAVIHRDHPDHLACMRFLADWDHALGLFLDRFDALPAPKRLLVLADHGFTEIRTEVSLNTWLMGQGLLSLSGPPDDEWDVSKITRDSKAFALDPGRVYLHEQGRFARGRVEPQEREALLSHLENGLMALEYEGEPVLRAVHRGDALYPGSRSAQRPDLVCEARPGFDLKAKFDRTEIFGLHGRTGTHTVDGAIFADSHGARPERMRDVGRIILQHFDITE, encoded by the coding sequence ATGTCCCTGCTGCTCTCTTCCGCACCCCGCAAGCGGCTGGTCGTCCTCGGTCTGGACGGCCTGCCCCTGACCCTGGCCCGCACCCTGGGGGCGAGCCTGCCCAACCTGGGGCGCATCGTCGGGGACGCGGCCACGGTCAGGGCGGAGCTGCCCGAGCTCTCACCGGTCAACTGGACCTCGTTCTACACGGGCGAAGGGCCTGAGCGCCACGGGGTGTTCGGCTTCTCCCACCTCGACCCGCGGACCTATGCTCTGCGCGTGACCCGGGGGACGGACGCAACCTGCCCCACGATCTTCGACCGGCTGGGGGAGCGCGGGCTGGTGTCCAGGGTGGTGAACCTGCCCAACACCTACCCGGCCCGCCCCCTGCGAGGCATGCTCGTGGCGGGCTTCGTGGCCCATGATCTGCACAGGGCGGCCCATCCGCCCTTCCTGGCGGCCAAGCTCGCCGAGACGGGGTACAGGCTCGAAGCGGACACCAACCGGGGGCGCGCCGACCTCGGCTACCTGCTGGACGAGCTGCGCGCGACCCTCGAATCGCGCCTGGACGCGCTCGACATCCTGTGGCCCGACCTGTCCTGGGACCTGTTCGTGCACGTTTTCACCGAGACCGACCGGCTGTTTCATTTCTTCATGGATGCGGTGATCCATCGGGACCACCCGGACCACCTGGCCTGCATGCGTTTCCTTGCGGACTGGGACCACGCCCTCGGCCTGTTCCTGGATCGCTTCGACGCACTGCCCGCCCCCAAGCGGCTGCTGGTCCTGGCGGACCACGGCTTCACGGAGATCCGGACCGAGGTCAGCCTGAACACCTGGCTCATGGGCCAGGGGTTGCTCTCCCTGTCCGGCCCGCCGGACGACGAATGGGACGTATCCAAGATCACCCGTGATTCCAAGGCATTCGCCCTGGACCCGGGGCGCGTCTACCTGCACGAACAGGGACGGTTCGCCCGGGGACGGGTGGAGCCGCAGGAACGGGAAGCGCTGCTCTCGCACCTGGAGAACGGCCTCATGGCCCTCGAATACGAGGGAGAGCCGGTGCTGAGGGCCGTGCACAGGGGGGATGCCCTGTACCCCGGCTCCCGGTCGGCCCAGCGCCCGGACCTGGTCTGCGAAGCCCGCCCCGGCTTCGACCTGAAGGCCAAATTCGACCGCACGGAAATTTTTGGTTTGCATGGACGCACCGGGACACATACGGTGGACGGAGCCATCTTCGCCGACAGCCACGGCGCGCGCCCGGAGCGCATGCGGGACGTGGGGCGCATCATACTGCAACATTTCGACATCACGGAATAA
- a CDS encoding ABC transporter ATP-binding protein gives MTKPLLDIRGLTTCFSSAQGIAKAVDNVSLSFMQGETLAIVGESGCGKTVLALSILGLIPDPPGRVTDGTILYRDRDLLDLSEGELREIRGNAISMIFQEPMTALNPVFRIDDQIAEPLRLHQGFGRKEALEKAVDALNVVGIPNPAKIARSYPHELSGGMRQRVMIAMALACNPDILIADEPTTALDVTIQAQILDLMNDLKARMNGSLMLITHDLGVVARMAQRVAVMYSGKIVELAGVNELFKTPLHPYTRGLLASMPTLGDDRELNPIPGIVPGIFDLPEGCRFHPRCPKAYQKCSLLLPPLFEPEPGRKVRCWLYEE, from the coding sequence ATGACAAAACCTTTGTTGGACATACGCGGGCTGACAACCTGCTTTTCCTCGGCCCAGGGCATTGCCAAGGCGGTGGATAACGTCAGCCTTTCCTTTATGCAAGGAGAAACCCTGGCCATAGTCGGCGAGTCCGGCTGCGGCAAGACCGTGCTCGCGCTGTCCATCCTCGGACTCATACCCGATCCGCCGGGCCGCGTCACGGACGGGACCATCCTGTACCGCGACCGCGACCTCCTGGACCTTTCCGAGGGCGAGCTGCGGGAAATCCGGGGCAACGCCATCTCCATGATCTTCCAGGAGCCGATGACCGCCCTGAACCCGGTCTTCCGCATCGACGACCAGATCGCCGAACCGCTGCGCCTGCACCAGGGGTTCGGGCGCAAGGAGGCCCTGGAAAAGGCCGTGGACGCCCTGAACGTGGTGGGCATCCCCAATCCGGCCAAGATCGCCCGGTCCTATCCCCACGAGCTGTCCGGCGGCATGCGCCAGCGGGTCATGATCGCCATGGCGCTGGCCTGCAACCCGGACATCCTCATCGCGGACGAGCCGACCACGGCCCTGGACGTGACCATCCAGGCGCAGATCCTGGACCTGATGAACGATCTGAAGGCGCGCATGAACGGCTCGCTCATGCTCATCACCCACGACCTCGGCGTGGTGGCCCGCATGGCCCAGCGCGTGGCGGTCATGTACTCCGGCAAAATCGTGGAGCTGGCCGGGGTCAACGAACTGTTCAAGACCCCCTTGCATCCCTATACGCGCGGCCTGCTCGCCTCCATGCCCACCCTGGGCGATGATCGCGAACTGAATCCCATCCCCGGCATCGTCCCGGGCATCTTCGATCTGCCCGAGGGGTGCCGGTTCCACCCGCGCTGTCCCAAGGCGTACCAGAAGTGCTCGCTCCTGCTGCCCCCGCTCTTCGAACCGGAGCCGGGCCGCAAGGTCCGCTGCTGGCTGTACGAGGAATGA
- a CDS encoding ABC transporter ATP-binding protein: MAPLLELINVTKHFKVSGGLLGLQTGTVRAVDGVTLSVERGETLGLVGESGCGKSTLAKCIMGLEPVTSGEVVFGNRSLSAWDEKKLRSKIQMIFQDPYSSLNPRQKVASIIREGLDIHNIGTGDERREKVNHLLQVVGLRPEHGSRYPHEFSGGQRQRIAVARSLALDPKLVVCDEPVSALDVSVQAQVLGLLKSLQERLDLTYVFISHDLSVVSHISDRVAVMYLGRIMEIGDSKTLFEDPKHPYTRALLSAVLRPDPENQPERIPLTGDLPSPMNPPTGCPFHPRCPEAFDKCRNGRPELMTQPDGMKTACWLYSGE, translated from the coding sequence ATGGCCCCCCTGCTCGAACTGATCAACGTGACCAAGCATTTCAAGGTCTCCGGCGGCCTGCTGGGCCTCCAGACCGGGACCGTGCGCGCCGTGGACGGCGTGACCCTGTCCGTTGAGCGCGGCGAGACCCTGGGGCTGGTGGGCGAGTCCGGGTGCGGCAAGTCCACCCTGGCCAAGTGCATCATGGGGCTGGAGCCCGTGACCTCCGGCGAGGTCGTGTTCGGCAACCGGTCCCTCTCGGCCTGGGACGAGAAAAAGCTGCGCTCCAAGATTCAGATGATCTTCCAGGACCCCTATTCCTCCCTGAACCCGCGCCAGAAGGTCGCGTCCATCATCCGCGAGGGGCTGGACATCCACAACATCGGCACCGGCGACGAGCGGCGCGAGAAGGTCAACCACCTGCTCCAGGTGGTCGGCTTGCGGCCCGAGCACGGCAGCCGCTATCCCCACGAATTTTCCGGCGGCCAGCGGCAGCGCATCGCCGTGGCCCGCAGCCTGGCCCTTGACCCCAAGCTGGTGGTCTGCGACGAGCCGGTGTCCGCCCTGGACGTGTCCGTGCAGGCCCAGGTCCTCGGCCTGCTCAAGTCCCTCCAGGAGCGGCTGGACCTGACCTACGTCTTCATCTCCCACGATTTGTCCGTGGTCAGCCACATCTCCGATCGCGTGGCGGTCATGTACCTGGGCCGGATCATGGAGATCGGCGACAGCAAGACCCTGTTCGAGGACCCCAAGCATCCGTATACCCGCGCGCTGCTCTCGGCGGTGCTTCGGCCCGACCCGGAGAACCAGCCGGAACGCATTCCCCTGACCGGCGACCTGCCCAGCCCCATGAACCCGCCCACGGGCTGCCCGTTCCATCCGCGCTGCCCCGAGGCGTTCGACAAGTGCAGGAACGGCCGCCCGGAACTGATGACCCAGCCCGACGGCATGAAGACCGCCTGCTGGCTCTATTCCGGCGAATAA
- a CDS encoding ATP-dependent helicase, which translates to MIDFDNELNEAQREAVTTTEGPVLVIAGAGSGKTRTIVYRLAHLVNQGVDPAQILLLTFTRKASQEMLARAESILGRSLHTASGGTFHSFSYATLRMNSADIGFDNGFTLMDRADSENICKDVRDEMGLGKGDRSYPKKATLLDMITKSRNKELPIDAIMEREAYHLSPYLEDMLKISDGYAQFKREHALVDYDDLLFLLDKLLATNEPLRNQLQARYRYIMVDEYQDTNLVQARIVKHLAGTRGNVMAVGDDAQSIYAFRGANVANILEFPKIFEGTKIVRLEKNYRSVQPILDLTNEILKGATTKFDKHLYSDLKSDTLPQVVHPLSDQTQARLVVDQILELGRRYMLHDVAVLFRAGYQSFPLEVALTRIGIDYQKFGGIRFHEAAHVKDVLSYIRLVLNPHDLLAWQRAMEHIKGVGPKTVAKIYRAMHSGLENDKKYMAKMLKKHEPLQELLAELNRLRSTVQKPSAVLEAVLAFYQPILIEKYPDDYPKRQAGLEQLSQIAVGYTEMEQFIGDLSLDGDPEDEKRKENAVVLSTVHSAKGLEWSAVIIIDLVEDRFPSRKAMQRAEDLEEERRLMYVACTRAKRELKLFVPGSVYNRASGMSDPTLPSPFVLELPDSVFERLNESYGGGLEQRRRAYEPPAPVLARNEDEGPSPEPAAPKADPSKLGFCKHKIFGRGKIIAQLESNKFRVNFPGFGLKVIIGDYLELL; encoded by the coding sequence ATGATCGACTTCGACAACGAATTGAACGAGGCCCAGCGGGAAGCCGTGACCACCACCGAAGGACCTGTGCTGGTCATCGCCGGGGCGGGATCGGGCAAGACCCGGACCATCGTCTACCGGCTGGCCCACCTGGTGAACCAGGGCGTGGACCCGGCCCAGATCCTGCTGCTGACCTTTACCCGCAAGGCGTCCCAAGAGATGCTCGCCCGCGCCGAATCGATCCTGGGCCGCTCCCTGCACACGGCCTCGGGCGGCACCTTCCACTCGTTCTCCTACGCCACCCTGCGCATGAACAGTGCCGACATCGGCTTCGACAACGGATTCACGCTCATGGACCGCGCGGACAGCGAGAACATCTGCAAGGACGTGCGCGACGAGATGGGGCTGGGCAAGGGCGACCGCTCCTATCCCAAGAAGGCCACCCTGCTGGACATGATCACCAAGTCCCGCAACAAGGAACTGCCCATCGACGCCATCATGGAGCGCGAGGCGTACCACCTGTCCCCCTACCTGGAGGACATGCTCAAGATTTCGGACGGCTACGCGCAGTTCAAGCGCGAGCACGCCCTGGTGGACTACGACGACCTGCTCTTCCTGCTCGACAAGTTGCTTGCCACCAACGAACCGCTGCGCAACCAGCTCCAGGCCCGGTACCGATACATCATGGTGGACGAGTACCAGGACACCAACCTGGTACAGGCGCGCATCGTCAAGCACCTGGCGGGCACGCGGGGCAACGTCATGGCCGTGGGCGACGACGCCCAGTCCATCTACGCCTTTCGCGGGGCTAACGTGGCCAACATCCTGGAGTTCCCCAAGATTTTCGAGGGCACCAAGATCGTCCGGCTGGAGAAGAACTACCGCTCGGTGCAGCCCATCCTGGATCTGACCAACGAGATTCTCAAGGGCGCGACCACCAAGTTCGACAAGCACCTCTACTCGGACCTGAAGAGCGACACGCTGCCGCAGGTGGTCCATCCCCTGAGCGACCAGACCCAGGCGCGGCTGGTGGTGGACCAGATACTGGAGCTGGGCCGCCGGTACATGCTCCACGACGTGGCCGTGCTCTTCCGCGCGGGCTACCAGTCCTTCCCGCTGGAAGTGGCCCTCACGCGCATCGGCATCGACTACCAGAAGTTCGGCGGCATCCGCTTTCACGAGGCCGCCCACGTCAAGGACGTGCTCTCCTACATCCGGCTGGTGCTCAACCCCCACGACCTGCTGGCCTGGCAGCGGGCCATGGAGCACATCAAGGGGGTCGGCCCCAAGACCGTGGCCAAGATATACCGGGCCATGCACTCCGGGCTGGAGAACGACAAGAAGTACATGGCCAAGATGCTCAAGAAGCATGAACCGCTTCAGGAGCTGCTGGCCGAGCTGAACCGGCTGCGCAGCACGGTGCAGAAGCCGTCCGCCGTGCTGGAGGCGGTGCTCGCCTTCTATCAGCCCATCCTGATCGAGAAATATCCCGACGATTATCCCAAGCGCCAGGCCGGGCTGGAACAGCTCAGCCAGATCGCCGTGGGCTACACCGAGATGGAGCAGTTCATCGGCGACCTCTCCCTGGACGGCGACCCCGAAGATGAGAAGCGCAAGGAGAACGCCGTGGTCCTGTCCACCGTCCATTCGGCCAAGGGGCTGGAGTGGTCGGCGGTGATCATCATCGATCTGGTGGAGGACCGCTTCCCCTCGCGCAAGGCCATGCAGCGCGCCGAGGACCTGGAGGAGGAGCGCCGCCTGATGTACGTGGCCTGCACCCGGGCCAAGCGCGAGCTGAAGCTGTTCGTTCCCGGTTCGGTCTACAACCGCGCGTCCGGCATGTCCGACCCCACCCTGCCCAGCCCCTTTGTCCTGGAGCTGCCGGACTCGGTCTTCGAGCGCCTGAACGAGTCCTACGGCGGCGGGCTGGAGCAGCGGCGCAGGGCGTACGAGCCGCCCGCACCGGTCCTCGCCCGCAACGAGGACGAGGGGCCGTCGCCGGAACCGGCCGCGCCCAAGGCCGACCCGTCCAAGCTCGGCTTCTGCAAACACAAGATTTTCGGCAGGGGCAAGATCATTGCCCAATTGGAATCGAACAAATTCAGGGTCAATTTCCCGGGATTCGGCCTCAAGGTCATCATCGGGGACTACCTGGAACTCCTCTGA